The following proteins come from a genomic window of Haliaeetus albicilla chromosome 23, bHalAlb1.1, whole genome shotgun sequence:
- the LOC138690786 gene encoding treacle protein-like, with the protein MAGLRQRTPKMPMDEEANARSQPADRLPSLQKRSQVGRQQPEAAPQGGRSQASSLRGDRLPRLESSQATGSRHTQTDSLARRVAQPRSRAARAETTRLPALTPLPRPVVAARHAPTAWPPGAASTRCKLPPLPAAPATSSASGRETGTSTAASGHRRIVPSARGVRGDQGTAARVQVQRPAPLSPTARAAAAKGTAQCLRSEVPGKVAAASRRPSRQPEAPRDGAHGTAVATTARTDEVGAADSGTAPTARPALAEEEEWEEDSDKELSQGEDFTTNTIWVNPLVPEVVQDPHAGPHAGPSSEGTEAAAEEAGERQNASPAAAGLTDAEPAGSSLPSPHEEEGRHTLLAPAVQDEAKKSPASPVIGERQNASPAPAGLTDAEPAGPALDAAPEEEGRHALLAPAVQDEAKKSPASPVFGEQDTAAEAESQAPAPHSSMAFTADLQDIADRIVREVLMKSLAALKIPSQQPVEQRDLAHSMAVATTETTNEVQATDSGEDEAPAAQPALAEVEEWEEDRDKELSQEEDFTINTIWVNPLVPEVVQDPHASSHTGPSSEGAEAAAEEAGERQSASPAPAGLTDAEPAGSAVPSAHEEEGHHAPLSPAVQDEAKKSPASPVFGERQNASPAAAGLTDAEPAGPALDAAPEEEGHHALLAPAVQDEAKKSPASPVFGEQDTAAEAESQAPAPHSSMAFTADLQDIADRIVREVLMKSLAALKIPSQQPVEQRDLAHSMAVATTETTNEVQATDSGEDEAPAAQPALAEVEEWEDDSDKELSQGEDFTTNTIWVNPLVLELFQDPHTGPRSEGGEAAAEAAGERQSASPAPAGLTDAEPAGSALPSAHEEEGHHALLDPAVQDEAKKSPASPVFGEQDTAAEAESQAPALHSSMAFTADLQEIANRIVREVLMKSLAALKIPSQQPAEQRDRAHSMDVVMAPRTPAGPQDFESPLAREPRAEAITAPLVPAACADGEDTASPMSGEQQEEASSTVVSQAAQQDEVASSSPPNPLADAGAPHLAPAVDEEGEAAASSPLARDPQHQVSQAHVAGTGHPKAREAGAAPGLCAAGRWLVLSVSSQCHLLPPSPVRLLSPCRRPPSTEATRSNPPAVATCPRTTQVHSRVECRPGEGSTTHTGPSAAQPPQPLAYSSPFLSPQASPPSRTPQLNGDGPPSSGGRSGLCAGRSALPAWRDSKSSSAPLPAPGGSPEKAAGPEPA; encoded by the exons ATGGCAGGTCTGCGGCAGAGGACGCCGAAGATGCCCATGGACGAGGAGGCGAACGCCCGCTCCCAGCCCGCTGACAGGCTGCCgagcctgcagaagaggagcCAG GTGGGACGCCAGCAGCCGGAGGCAGCGCCGCAGGGCGGACGGAGCCAGGCCTCGTCCCTCCGTGGGGACAGGCTGCCACGGCTAGAGAGCTCGCAGGCCACGGGGAGCCGCCACACGCAG ACGGACAGTCTGGCGCGCAGGGTGGCACAGCCTCGCAGCAGGGCGGCACGGGCGGAGACAACCCGTCTGCCAGCCTTGACGCCTCTCCCCAGGCCGGTGGTGGCAGCCAGGCACGCACCCACGGCTTGGCCGCCGGGCGCTGCCAGCACCCGCTGCAAGCTGCCGCCTCTGCCGGCAGCACCCGCTACGTCTTCTGCCAGCGGCAGGGAAACCGGCACCAGCACGGCGGCCAGCGGCCACCGACGAATCGTCCCATCTGCTCGGGGCGTCCGCGGTGACCAGGGCACAGCCGCGAGGGTGCAGGTCCAGAGGCCTGCCccgctcagccccacagcccgTGCCGCAGCTGCGAAGGGGACAGCCCAGTGCCTCAGGAGCGAGGTCCCGGGCAAGGTTGCAGCTGCAAGCCGGAGACCCAGCCGGCAGCCGGAGGCACCGCGAGATGGGGCGCACGGCACGGCTGTCGCAACGACTGCAAGAACGGATGAGGTTGGGGCAGCCGACAGCGGCACGGCCCCTACGGCTCGGCCCGCCTTggccgaggaggaggagtgggaagagGACAGTGACAAAGAGCTGTCCCAAGGGGAAGACTTCACCACCAACACCATCTGGGTCAACCCCTTGGTCCCAGAGGTTGTCCAGGACCCCCACGCTGGTCCCCACGCAGGGCCCAGCAGCGAGGGCACAGAGGCGGCAGCAGAGGAGGCTGGCGAGCGGCAGAATGCATCTCCTGCTGCAGCGGGGCTCACGGATGCTGAGCCAGCAGGTTCTTCTCTGCCCAGTCCTCATGAGGAAGAGGGGCGCCACACACTCCTTGCTCCCGCAGTGCAGGACGAAGCGAAGAAGTCACCAGCTTCTCCTGTCATTGGCGAGCGGCAGAATGCATCTCCTGCTCCAGCGGGGCTCACGGATGCTGAGCCAGCAGGTCCTGCTCTGGATGCTGCTCCTGAGGAAGAGGGGCGCCACGCACTCCTTGCTCCCGCAGTGCAGGACGAAGCGAAGAAGTCACCAGCTTCTCCTGTCTTTGGCGAGCAGGACACAGCCGCGGAGGCAGAGAGCCAGGCACCTGCCCCGCACAGCTCCATGGCCTTCACCGCGGATCTGCAGGACATTGCCGACCGCATTGTGAGGGAGGTCCTGATGAAGTCTCTGGCTGCACTGAAGatacccagccagcagccagtggAACAGCGAGACCTGGCACACAGCATGGCTGTGGCAACGACAGAAACAACAAACGAGGTCCAGGCAACCGACAGTGGTGAGGACGAGGCCCCTGCAGCTCAGCCCGCCTTGGCCGAGGTGGAGGAGTGGGAAGAGGACAGAGACAAAGAGCTGTCCCAAGAGGAAGACTTCACCATCAACACCATCTGGGTCAACCCCTTGGTCCCAGAGGTCGTCCAGGACCCCCACGCTAGTTCCCACACGGGGCCCAGCAGCGAGGGCGCAGAGGCGGCAGCAGAGGAGGCTGGCGAGCGGCAGAGtgcctctcctgctccagcgGGGCTCACGGATGCTGAGCCAGCAGGTTCTGCTGTGCCCAGTGCTCATGAGGAAGAGGGGCACCACGCGCCTCTCAGTCCCGCAGTGCAGGACGAAGCGAAGAAGTCACCAGCTTCTCCTGTCTTTGGTGAGCGGCAGAATGCATCTCCTGCTGCAGCGGGGCTCACGGATGCTGAGCCAGCAGGTCCTGCTCTGGATGCTGCTCCTGAGGAAGAGGGGCACCACGCACTCCTTGCTCCCGCAGTGCAGGACGAAGCGAAGAAGTCACCAGCTTCTCCTGTCTTTGGCGAGCAGGACACAGCCGCGGAGGCAGAGAGCCAGGCACCTGCCCCGCACAGCTCCATGGCCTTCACCGCGGATCTGCAGGACATTGCCGACCGCATTGTGAGGGAGGTCTTGATGAAGTCTCTGGCTGCACTGAAGatacccagccagcagccagtggAACAGCGAGACCTGGCACACAGCATGGCTGTGGCAACGACAGAAACAACAAACGAGGTCCAGGCAACCGACAGTGGCGAGGACGAGGCCCCTGCAGCTCAGCCCGCCTTGGCCGAGGTTGAGGAGTGGGAAGACGACAGCGACAAAGAGCTGTCCCAAGGGGAAGACTTCACCACCAACACCATCTGGGTCAACCCCTTGGTCCTGGAGCTCTTCCAGGACCCCCACACGGGGCCCAGAAGCGAGGGTGGAGAGGCGGCAGCAGAGGCGGCTGGCGAGCGGCAGAGTGCCTCTCCGGCTCCAGCGGGGCTCACGGATGCTGAGCCAGCAGGTTCTGCTCTGCCCAGTGCTCATGAGGAAGAGGGGCACCACGCACTCCTTGATCCCGCAGTGCAGGACGAAGCGAAGAAGTCACCAGCTTCTCCTGTCTTTGGCGAGCAGGACACAGCCGCAGAGGCAGAGAGCCAGGCACCTGCCCTGCACAGCTCCATGGCCTTCACCGCGGATCTGCAGGAGATTGCCAACCGCATTGTGAGGGAGGTCCTGATGAAGTCTCTGGCTGCACTGAAGATACCCAGCCAGCAGCCGGCAGAACAGCGGGACCGGGCACACAGCATGGATGTGGTGATGGCACCGAGAACACCCGCAGGACCTCAGGACTTCGAGTCGCCCTTGGCTCGAGAGCCTCGGGCAGAGGCCATCACGGCCCCACTTGTGCCAGCAGCGTGCGCGGATGGAGAAGACACGGCTTCTCCCATGTCTGGagagcagcaagaagaggcCAGCAGCACTGTTGTCTCCCAGGCAGCGCAGCAGGACGAAGTGGCTTCTTCATCGCCGCCAAACCCTCTGGCAGATGCTGGCGCACCCCACCTTGCCCCAGCAGTggatgaggaaggagaggcagcagctTCTTCTCCCTTGGCGCGGGACCCTCAGCACCAGGTGAGCCAGGCGCACGTGGCCGGCACCGGGCATCCCAAGGCACGGGAGGCAGGCGCAGCGCCCGGGCTGTGTGCCGCGGGGAGATGGCTGGTGCTCTCCGTGTCATCCCagtgccacctcctccctccctcacccGTGCGCTTGCTCTCCCCATGCAGGCGGCCTCCGAGCACAGAGGCGACACGCAGCAATCCTCCGGCCGTAGCGACGTGCCCGAGGACGACTCAGGTACATTCCCGAGTCGAGTGCCGCCCCGGCGAGGGCAGCACTACGCACACGGGGCCGTCGGCCGCCCAGCCTCCCCAGCCTCTCGCCTAcagttctcctttcctttccccgcAGGCATCGCCGCCCTCCCGCACGCCCCAGCTCAACGGCGATGGCCCTCCCTCTTCAGGAGGGCGCTCAGGGCTCTGCGCAGGGCGTTCCGCTCTGCCTGCGTGGCGGGACAGCAAGAGCAGTAGTGCCCCGCTGCCAGCGCCAGGCGGGTCTCCGGAGAAGGCAGCTGGCCCTGAGCCCGCATAG
- the LOC138690787 gene encoding treacle protein-like → MAGLRQRTPKMPMDEEANARSQPADRLPSLQKRSQVGRQQPEAAPQGGRSQASSLRGDRLPRLESSQATGSRHTQTDSLARRVAQPRSRAARAETTRLPALTPLPRPVVAARHAPTAWPPGAASTRCKLPPLPAAPATSSASGRETGTSTAASGHRRIVPSARGVRGDQGTAARVQVQRPAPLSPTARAAAAKGTAQCLRSEVPGKVAAASRRPSRQPEAPRDGAHGTAVATTARTDEVGAADSGTAPTARPALAEEEEWEEDSDKELSQGEDFTTNTIWVNPLVPEVVQDPHASSHAGPSSEGTEAAAEEAGERQNASPAAAGLTDAEPAGSSLPSPHEEEGRHTLLAPAVQDEAKKSPASPVIGERQNASPAPAGLTDAEPAGPALDAAPEEEGRHALLAPAVQDEAKKSPASPVFGEQDTAAEAESQAPAPHSSMAFTADLQDIADRIVREVLMKSLAALKIPSQQPVEQRDLAHSMAVATTETTNEVQATDSGEDEAPAAQPALAEVEEWEEDRDKELSQEEDFTINTIWVNPLVPEVVQDPHASSHTGPSSEGAEAAAEEAGERQSASPAPAGLTDAEPAGSAVPSAHEEEGHHAPLSPAVQDEAKKSPASPVFGERQNASPAAAGLTDAEPAGPALDAAPEEEGHHALLAPAVQDEAKKSPASPVFGEQDTAAEAESQAPAPHSSMAFTADLQDIADRIVREVLMKSLAALKIPSQQPVEQRDLAHSMAVAMTETTNEVQATDSGEDEAPAAQPALAEVEEWEDDSDKELSQGEDFTTNTIWVNPLVLELFQDPHTGPRSEGGEAAAEAAGERQSASPAPAGLTDAEPAGSALPSAHEEEGHHALLDPAVQDEAKKSPASPVFGEQDTAAEAESQAPALHSSMAFTADLQEIANRIVREVLMKSLAALKIPSQQPAEQRDRAHSMDVVMAPRTPAGPQDFESPLAREPRAEAITAPLVPAACADGEDTASPMSGEQQEEASSTVVSQAAQQDEVASSSPPNPLADAGAPHLAPAVDEEGEAAASSPLARDPQHQVSQAHVAGTGHPKAREAGAAPGLCAAGRWLVLSVSSQCHLLPPSPVRLLSPCRRPPSTEATRSNPPAVATCPRTTQVHSRVECRPGEGSTTHTGPSAAQPPQPLAYSSPFLSPQASPPSRTPQLNGDGPPSSGGRSGLCAGRSALPAWRDSKSSSAPLPAPGGSPEKAAGPEPA, encoded by the exons ATGGCAGGTCTGCGGCAGAGGACGCCGAAGATGCCCATGGACGAGGAGGCGAACGCCCGCTCCCAGCCCGCTGACAGGCTGCCgagcctgcagaagaggagcCAG GTGGGACGCCAGCAGCCGGAGGCAGCGCCGCAGGGCGGACGGAGCCAGGCCTCGTCCCTCCGTGGGGACAGGCTGCCACGGCTAGAGAGCTCGCAGGCCACGGGGAGCCGCCACACGCAG ACGGACAGTCTGGCGCGCAGGGTGGCACAGCCTCGCAGCAGGGCGGCACGGGCGGAGACAACCCGTCTGCCAGCCTTGACGCCTCTCCCCAGGCCGGTGGTGGCAGCCAGGCACGCACCCACGGCTTGGCCGCCGGGCGCTGCCAGCACCCGCTGCAAGCTGCCGCCTCTGCCGGCAGCACCCGCTACGTCTTCTGCCAGCGGCAGGGAAACCGGCACCAGCACGGCGGCCAGCGGCCACCGACGAATCGTCCCATCTGCTCGGGGCGTCCGCGGTGACCAGGGCACAGCCGCGAGGGTGCAGGTCCAGAGGCCTGCCccgctcagccccacagcccgTGCCGCAGCTGCGAAGGGGACAGCCCAGTGCCTCAGGAGCGAGGTCCCGGGCAAGGTTGCAGCTGCAAGCCGGAGACCCAGCCGGCAGCCGGAGGCACCGCGAGATGGGGCGCACGGCACGGCTGTCGCAACGACTGCAAGAACGGATGAGGTTGGGGCAGCCGACAGCGGCACGGCCCCTACGGCTCGGCCCGCCTTggccgaggaggaggagtgggaagagGACAGTGACAAAGAGCTGTCCCAAGGGGAAGACTTCACCACCAACACCATCTGGGTCAACCCCTTGGTCCCAGAGGTTGTCCAGGACCCCCACGCTAGTTCCCACGCAGGGCCCAGCAGCGAGGGCACAGAGGCGGCAGCAGAGGAGGCTGGCGAGCGGCAGAATGCATCTCCTGCTGCAGCGGGGCTCACGGATGCTGAGCCAGCAGGTTCTTCTCTGCCCAGTCCTCATGAGGAAGAGGGGCGCCACACACTCCTTGCTCCCGCAGTGCAGGACGAAGCGAAGAAGTCACCAGCTTCTCCTGTCATTGGCGAGCGGCAGAATGCATCTCCTGCTCCAGCGGGGCTCACGGATGCTGAGCCAGCAGGTCCTGCTCTGGATGCTGCTCCTGAGGAAGAGGGGCGCCACGCACTCCTTGCTCCCGCAGTGCAGGACGAAGCGAAGAAGTCACCAGCTTCTCCTGTCTTTGGCGAGCAGGACACAGCCGCGGAGGCAGAGAGCCAGGCACCTGCCCCGCACAGCTCCATGGCCTTCACCGCGGATCTGCAGGACATTGCCGACCGCATTGTGAGGGAGGTCCTGATGAAGTCTCTGGCTGCACTGAAGatacccagccagcagccagtggAACAGCGAGACCTGGCACACAGCATGGCTGTGGCAACGACAGAAACAACAAACGAGGTCCAGGCAACCGACAGTGGTGAGGACGAGGCCCCTGCAGCTCAGCCCGCCTTGGCCGAGGTGGAGGAGTGGGAAGAGGACAGAGACAAAGAGCTGTCCCAAGAGGAAGACTTCACCATCAACACCATCTGGGTCAACCCCTTGGTCCCAGAGGTCGTCCAGGACCCCCACGCTAGTTCCCACACGGGGCCCAGCAGCGAGGGCGCAGAGGCGGCAGCAGAGGAGGCTGGCGAGCGGCAGAGtgcctctcctgctccagcgGGGCTCACGGATGCTGAGCCAGCAGGTTCTGCTGTGCCCAGTGCTCATGAGGAAGAGGGGCACCACGCGCCTCTCAGTCCCGCAGTGCAGGACGAAGCGAAGAAGTCACCAGCTTCTCCTGTCTTTGGTGAGCGGCAGAATGCATCTCCTGCTGCAGCGGGGCTCACGGATGCTGAGCCAGCAGGTCCTGCTCTGGATGCTGCTCCTGAGGAAGAGGGGCACCACGCACTCCTTGCTCCCGCAGTGCAGGACGAAGCGAAGAAGTCACCAGCTTCTCCTGTCTTTGGCGAGCAGGACACAGCCGCGGAGGCAGAGAGCCAGGCACCTGCCCCGCACAGCTCCATGGCCTTCACCGCGGATCTGCAGGACATTGCCGACCGCATTGTGAGGGAGGTCTTGATGAAGTCTCTGGCTGCACTGAAGatacccagccagcagccagtggAACAGCGAGACCTGGCACACAGCATGGCTGTGGCAATGACAGAAACAACAAACGAGGTCCAGGCAACCGACAGTGGCGAGGACGAGGCCCCTGCAGCTCAGCCCGCCTTGGCCGAGGTTGAGGAGTGGGAAGACGACAGCGACAAAGAGCTGTCCCAAGGGGAAGACTTCACCACCAACACCATCTGGGTCAACCCCTTGGTCCTGGAGCTCTTCCAGGACCCCCACACGGGGCCCAGAAGCGAGGGTGGAGAGGCGGCAGCAGAGGCGGCTGGCGAGCGGCAGAGTGCCTCTCCGGCTCCAGCGGGGCTCACGGATGCTGAGCCAGCAGGTTCTGCTCTGCCCAGTGCTCATGAGGAAGAGGGGCACCACGCACTCCTTGATCCCGCAGTGCAGGACGAAGCGAAGAAGTCACCAGCTTCTCCTGTCTTTGGCGAGCAGGACACAGCCGCAGAGGCAGAGAGCCAGGCACCTGCCCTGCACAGCTCCATGGCCTTCACCGCGGATCTGCAGGAGATTGCCAACCGCATTGTGAGGGAGGTCCTGATGAAGTCTCTGGCTGCACTGAAGATACCCAGCCAGCAGCCGGCAGAACAGCGGGACCGGGCACACAGCATGGATGTGGTGATGGCACCGAGAACACCCGCAGGACCTCAGGACTTCGAGTCGCCCTTGGCTCGAGAGCCTCGGGCAGAGGCCATCACGGCCCCACTTGTGCCAGCAGCGTGCGCGGATGGAGAAGACACGGCTTCTCCCATGTCTGGagagcagcaagaagaggcCAGCAGCACTGTTGTCTCCCAGGCAGCGCAGCAGGACGAAGTGGCTTCTTCATCGCCGCCAAACCCTCTGGCAGATGCTGGCGCACCCCACCTTGCCCCAGCAGTggatgaggaaggagaggcagcagctTCTTCTCCCTTGGCGCGGGACCCTCAGCACCAGGTGAGCCAGGCGCACGTGGCCGGCACCGGGCATCCCAAGGCACGGGAGGCAGGCGCAGCGCCCGGGCTGTGTGCCGCGGGGAGATGGCTGGTGCTCTCCGTGTCATCCCagtgccacctcctccctccctcacccGTGCGCTTGCTCTCCCCATGCAGGCGGCCTCCGAGCACAGAGGCGACACGCAGCAATCCTCCGGCCGTAGCGACGTGCCCGAGGACGACTCAGGTACATTCCCGAGTCGAGTGCCGCCCCGGCGAGGGCAGCACTACGCACACGGGGCCGTCGGCCGCCCAGCCTCCCCAGCCTCTCGCCTAcagttctcctttcctttccccgcAGGCATCGCCGCCCTCCCGCACGCCCCAGCTCAACGGCGATGGCCCTCCCTCTTCAGGAGGGCGCTCAGGGCTCTGCGCAGGGCGTTCCGCTCTGCCTGCGTGGCGGGACAGCAAGAGCAGTAGTGCCCCGCTGCCAGCGCCAGGCGGGTCTCCGGAGAAGGCAGCTGGCCCTGAGCCCGCATAG